From a region of the Nitrospira sp. genome:
- a CDS encoding tetratricopeptide repeat protein: MRLGLILLSLTVAALVFSPFPAFSHAPGEHNSSGDGEAAESSGSVPELGFNERPDAVTALEALRRTVRLLPDVPDYRLKLAEALLRIGDLDAAIEECHSAIMLQQDDGNAHLQLGLLLTAKQDWRAAASALKEAIRLEPASPHAHYSLGGVHYSLGNITAAVQSYRRALELRPHFLDAHYRLALLLKVTGQTREAAQHLETAAVGGVPQARLFLGNAYKNGQGVEKNLELAIFWWMQAADLGQQAAADALSKARRQALSSESTKQRRMEWQKALRGYRNVLWNEFPDISRPTEQQSLGKILLEQSRAEDAIPVLLKECFALSEEAQAQLATLYETGWDQYLKPFDKNILTCFEFTSSDGFIPAKKALTRIYAKGLGLDADVAKAKATLKGIPKQEAQSLLDELGVR, encoded by the coding sequence ATGCGTCTCGGATTGATCCTGTTGTCCCTCACCGTCGCCGCGCTCGTTTTCTCGCCGTTTCCTGCTTTCTCACATGCACCAGGAGAGCATAATTCATCAGGCGACGGAGAGGCCGCTGAGTCATCAGGGTCAGTTCCCGAACTGGGGTTCAACGAGCGACCTGATGCGGTGACAGCCCTCGAAGCGTTGCGGCGGACCGTTCGCCTTTTGCCGGATGTCCCGGATTACCGGTTGAAACTAGCCGAGGCGCTTCTTCGCATCGGCGATCTGGACGCCGCCATCGAAGAATGTCACTCCGCCATCATGCTGCAGCAGGATGACGGAAACGCACATCTCCAACTTGGGCTCCTCCTCACGGCAAAACAAGACTGGCGTGCAGCTGCCTCCGCGCTGAAAGAGGCGATCAGGCTGGAACCGGCCTCGCCTCATGCCCATTACAGCCTGGGAGGTGTCCACTACTCGCTCGGCAATATAACTGCGGCCGTTCAGTCCTATCGACGGGCGCTCGAACTGCGTCCCCACTTTCTCGATGCCCATTACCGCTTAGCGCTGCTGCTGAAAGTCACTGGACAGACGCGAGAAGCCGCGCAACATCTGGAGACGGCGGCGGTCGGCGGTGTGCCGCAGGCTCGGTTGTTTCTCGGCAACGCCTATAAGAATGGGCAGGGAGTTGAGAAAAACCTGGAGCTGGCGATTTTTTGGTGGATGCAAGCCGCTGATCTCGGCCAACAAGCTGCCGCTGATGCGTTGTCCAAGGCGAGACGCCAAGCGCTGTCTTCGGAGTCGACGAAACAGCGCCGAATGGAATGGCAGAAAGCCTTGCGGGGCTATCGCAATGTACTATGGAACGAATTTCCCGATATCAGTCGTCCGACAGAACAGCAATCGTTGGGAAAGATTCTCCTTGAGCAAAGCCGGGCAGAAGATGCAATTCCGGTACTGCTGAAGGAATGTTTTGCGCTGAGCGAAGAGGCGCAAGCTCAATTGGCTACACTCTATGAAACGGGATGGGACCAATACCTGAAGCCGTTCGACAAGAACATTCTCACCTGCTTCGAATTCACCTCATCGGACGGTTTCATCCCGGCGAAGAAAGCCCTGACTCGCATCTATGCAAAAGGACTCGGGCTCGATGCCGATGTCGCAAAAGCCAAAGCGACTCTCAAAGGCATCCCGAAACAAGAAGCACAATCTCTGCTCGATGAGCTAGGCGTCCGCTAG
- a CDS encoding sigma 54-interacting transcriptional regulator, which translates to MRDPKKLWRLFLASVPLQALGIGVLATLLSTLLWSAAPATFTALDYATYDTWLRHRTTIGMNPSLAVVVRDAASEERFGSGPWDRAILAQLIVALHEAGAASIGIDHRLDHASPAQRGGAASDTLLLEALRTASPVVLMFDTDSFLQSEAVIVGHVAVGSDLDHVSRRIPLSIRVGTQTVPAFGSILHEVFRRQAAAPAQLGSGNPDATVLLNIVGDGSLAALQPIQLSSVWETIQRHDEQQLETWFKDKVVVFRSSPSSPETWLLPSNASVDGMTAHLHHLNALLNHEQIRALDWFGNFIITLLVASLVAWCLLHHRGTIGLLLAGAVVVLYGILSVIILSTISLVTPVALPLATSLFVFIGTTAWANLTASTRLILLERDMIRVEQESAAVREALLLREDRAEALQEDLETAKATIASSAGQQEALARTTEALRLQIAETQSQEQEARRYLRDLEGRLADLQAASTVPNTIGDTELTRLQAESGHFGIITQDRALLRLFHDLKKSAKSPLTVLLLGEPGTGKELFARAVHRLSLRSGNTFVAVNMAAISPELFESELFGHMKGSFTGATADRRGYFGLADHGTIFLDEIGDLRMDHQSKLLRVLQDKSFYRVGATSPTTVDVRIVAATNRDLRKGVSEGWFREDLYFRLNGMVFHLPPLRQRIGDIPLLADTFLSQIAEQLRRPVPKLTNEALRALSEHEWRGNVRELRHCLEQAVTLSDGPVLTRESLRLGDERERLTERVKQIFPDPAGDAAVLNCLREHGFDMQATATTLGWDRSTVTQRLKGLCFQALVESEGDQAKAALTIAGDSSHLRTAEVKLRDYYGHLQSVIEPFLTAEDALADCRRRFKNLPERHFTAVEALVRRYFLNAKASSLCTTNERS; encoded by the coding sequence ATGCGTGATCCTAAAAAACTTTGGCGTCTGTTTCTCGCGTCCGTTCCTCTGCAAGCGCTTGGCATAGGCGTACTGGCCACGCTCCTCTCAACGCTGCTGTGGTCCGCCGCCCCTGCGACCTTTACGGCGCTGGATTATGCCACCTATGACACCTGGCTTCGCCACCGCACAACCATCGGTATGAATCCTTCTTTGGCCGTTGTTGTTCGGGACGCAGCCAGTGAGGAACGCTTCGGCTCGGGCCCGTGGGACCGCGCCATCCTGGCACAGCTGATTGTCGCGCTACATGAAGCCGGTGCTGCCTCGATCGGCATCGACCATCGGCTGGATCATGCGAGTCCTGCCCAGCGCGGAGGAGCCGCAAGCGATACGCTCTTGCTGGAAGCTCTTCGCACGGCTTCACCCGTGGTCCTGATGTTTGATACCGACTCATTTCTTCAGTCTGAGGCTGTAATCGTCGGACACGTGGCAGTCGGGAGCGATCTTGATCACGTCTCCCGTCGCATCCCGCTGTCTATCAGGGTTGGAACTCAAACCGTACCGGCCTTCGGTTCGATACTGCACGAGGTATTTCGCCGGCAAGCCGCAGCGCCCGCACAGTTGGGTTCCGGCAATCCTGATGCGACGGTGCTGCTCAACATCGTCGGGGATGGATCACTCGCTGCTCTTCAGCCCATTCAACTGTCATCGGTCTGGGAGACGATCCAACGCCATGATGAGCAGCAACTGGAGACCTGGTTCAAAGACAAAGTCGTCGTGTTTCGATCGAGCCCATCAAGCCCGGAAACATGGCTCTTGCCGTCCAACGCTTCGGTCGACGGCATGACCGCCCACCTCCATCACTTGAATGCCTTGCTCAACCATGAACAAATCCGCGCTCTCGATTGGTTCGGCAACTTCATCATCACCCTATTGGTGGCGTCGCTTGTCGCGTGGTGCCTCTTGCACCACCGCGGAACGATCGGCCTCCTGCTTGCCGGTGCTGTCGTCGTGCTTTATGGCATACTCAGCGTCATCATCTTGAGCACGATATCGCTCGTGACACCGGTCGCACTCCCGCTGGCGACCTCCCTGTTCGTCTTCATCGGCACGACGGCCTGGGCGAATCTGACGGCAAGCACACGCCTGATCTTGCTCGAGCGAGACATGATCCGCGTCGAGCAAGAATCCGCGGCCGTCAGAGAAGCACTTCTTCTCCGCGAGGACCGAGCCGAAGCACTTCAGGAAGATTTGGAGACGGCCAAGGCGACAATCGCCTCTTCCGCCGGCCAACAGGAAGCGTTGGCCAGAACGACAGAGGCACTACGACTCCAAATCGCGGAGACCCAAAGCCAGGAGCAGGAGGCTCGCCGATACCTGCGGGACCTGGAAGGACGGCTCGCCGATCTCCAAGCGGCAAGCACCGTACCCAATACCATCGGCGATACGGAACTCACGCGGCTTCAAGCCGAATCCGGCCATTTTGGAATCATCACACAGGATCGCGCTTTGCTTCGCTTGTTTCACGACCTCAAGAAGAGCGCCAAGTCTCCGCTGACCGTCCTGCTCCTCGGGGAACCGGGAACCGGCAAGGAGCTCTTTGCCCGTGCCGTCCATCGGCTCAGCCTCCGATCAGGGAACACCTTCGTCGCCGTCAACATGGCGGCGATCTCTCCGGAGTTGTTTGAAAGTGAACTCTTCGGCCATATGAAGGGGAGTTTCACCGGCGCGACGGCTGATCGCCGTGGCTATTTCGGACTCGCCGACCACGGCACGATCTTTTTGGACGAAATCGGCGATCTCCGGATGGATCATCAGAGTAAGCTGCTCCGGGTGCTGCAAGACAAGTCATTCTATCGAGTCGGCGCCACCTCACCGACCACAGTGGATGTTCGCATCGTGGCCGCGACCAACCGCGACCTACGGAAGGGTGTATCGGAGGGATGGTTTCGCGAGGACTTGTACTTCAGGCTGAACGGGATGGTCTTCCACCTCCCGCCGCTGCGCCAACGTATTGGAGACATTCCGCTTCTCGCCGACACCTTCTTGAGCCAGATCGCTGAACAACTCAGGAGGCCGGTCCCGAAGCTGACGAATGAGGCGCTTCGCGCGTTGTCCGAGCATGAATGGCGGGGGAACGTGCGCGAACTCCGCCACTGTTTGGAACAGGCCGTGACTCTGAGCGACGGCCCGGTCTTGACCAGGGAGTCCCTGAGACTAGGCGACGAGCGTGAGCGGTTGACGGAGCGCGTGAAGCAGATTTTCCCCGATCCCGCCGGCGATGCTGCGGTCCTGAACTGTCTGAGGGAGCACGGCTTCGACATGCAGGCCACCGCCACCACCCTTGGTTGGGACCGCAGCACCGTCACACAACGTTTGAAGGGGCTCTGTTTCCAGGCGCTGGTAGAATCCGAGGGCGACCAGGCGAAAGCCGCGCTGACCATTGCCGGTGATTCGAGCCACCTACGAACCGCTGAGGTGAAGCTCAGAGACTACTATGGCCATCTGCAGTCCGTGATTGAACCGTTCCTCACCGCTGAAGACGCTCTTGCCGATTGCCGACGCCGTTTCAAGAATCTTCCCGAACGCCACTTCACAGCCGTGGAGGCGCTGGTGCGACGATATTTTCTTAACGCAAAAGCCTCTTCCCTTTGCACGACTAACGAACGCTCCTGA
- a CDS encoding aspartyl protease family protein produces the protein MHNWHITLCVLPFIGVLVAGSLPPVSAGDLVRWTDENGVLHFSDSLANVPPRYRGQIKLEKLKEEEVPKESRSGRNLTKAQEIRAVEPASEPFKDKPKLNSYEVPFEAYEGTAQRVIVSVKFNDSVTVPMALDTGAPGLVISPKLANQLGLFSGDEGKVEVQAGGIGGSVTAIRTFIDKVQIGEASDIFIPATVTRSVSSAFEGLVGMDFMSKYSFKIDSVKHVVIFEEIEPNPNWPGGRPERWWRERYKELNALRAAWRRAVPHEQQWQAQYGPAKFASNQVMEVDKLLDKLDRYANQHFVPQSWG, from the coding sequence ATGCATAACTGGCATATCACGCTTTGTGTGCTACCGTTCATCGGTGTCCTCGTTGCCGGCTCGTTGCCCCCGGTCTCAGCCGGAGATCTGGTTCGATGGACAGACGAGAATGGTGTTCTCCATTTTTCTGATTCTTTGGCGAACGTGCCACCACGGTATCGTGGCCAGATCAAGTTGGAGAAGCTCAAGGAGGAAGAAGTACCGAAAGAGTCTCGTTCCGGTCGAAACCTCACCAAGGCTCAAGAGATCCGCGCTGTGGAGCCGGCATCTGAGCCGTTCAAAGACAAGCCGAAGCTCAATAGTTATGAAGTTCCATTCGAAGCTTATGAGGGCACAGCTCAACGGGTGATCGTGTCCGTCAAGTTTAACGATTCCGTGACGGTGCCCATGGCTCTCGATACAGGCGCCCCGGGCCTCGTGATCTCTCCCAAGCTGGCCAACCAGCTCGGTCTATTTAGTGGCGACGAAGGAAAGGTGGAAGTGCAAGCCGGTGGTATCGGCGGTTCGGTTACTGCTATCCGGACATTCATTGATAAGGTTCAGATCGGGGAAGCCAGCGATATCTTCATTCCTGCGACCGTCACTCGCTCAGTATCGTCTGCCTTTGAAGGGCTCGTTGGCATGGATTTCATGTCCAAGTACTCATTCAAGATTGATTCGGTCAAGCACGTCGTGATCTTCGAAGAAATCGAGCCCAATCCGAACTGGCCGGGCGGACGTCCTGAACGATGGTGGCGGGAGCGTTACAAAGAGCTGAATGCTTTACGAGCAGCATGGAGGCGTGCTGTGCCTCACGAACAGCAGTGGCAAGCACAATATGGACCTGCTAAGTTCGCCAGTAACCAAGTCATGGAAGTTGATAAACTTCTGGATAAGCTCGATCGTTATGCCAACCAACATTTCGTGCCTCAAAGCTGGGGGTAG
- a CDS encoding DUF3574 domain-containing protein, translated as MRIDSIVPRHVAAQIAPRSVLRSVLGSLLLLVSAVGCATMNVTPCGDGQLAVQELLYFGTETPSGHVTPEDWAKFLSDTVTPRFPEGLSAWQAAGQWRAASGEVIREPSYVLSLVHSDEAMLNKAVQEIVASYKMRFQQEAVLRVRSHACKSL; from the coding sequence TCCTCGCAGCGTGCTTCGGAGTGTGTTGGGTTCTCTGCTGCTTCTCGTCTCGGCCGTGGGCTGCGCCACCATGAATGTCACTCCCTGTGGTGATGGGCAGCTTGCAGTCCAAGAGTTGTTGTACTTCGGAACCGAAACGCCCTCCGGGCATGTCACTCCGGAAGATTGGGCGAAATTTCTGAGCGATACAGTGACTCCACGGTTTCCGGAAGGGCTTTCAGCGTGGCAAGCCGCCGGCCAATGGCGAGCGGCTTCAGGCGAAGTCATTCGGGAGCCGTCCTACGTCCTGAGCCTCGTCCATTCGGACGAGGCCATGCTGAACAAGGCCGTTCAGGAGATTGTCGCGTCCTACAAGATGCGTTTCCAGCAAGAGGCCGTGCTCCGTGTCAGATCCCATGCCTGCAAATCTCTCTAG